In Malus sylvestris chromosome 16, drMalSylv7.2, whole genome shotgun sequence, the following are encoded in one genomic region:
- the LOC126607684 gene encoding disease resistance protein RPV1-like isoform X2, with product MTAHEASSSSSSKSKLWNYDVFLSFRGADTRNGFTDHLHAALTDRGYQAYIDQDDLKRGEVIKAELFRAIEESRISIIIFSKSYADSTWCLDELVKIMECRSKLGRHVLPIFYHVDPSHVRKQYGDLAETFQKHEDGIGEEKDDKNREFKQEMVKQWRKALTEAANLAGHHLQITDNRREAKLIREIIDKITEWLPSANKLHVAKHQVGISSRIQDVIRHLLSSGSNEVVMVGIWGMGGLGKTTAAKAIYNQVYHKFEFKSFLTDVSDTGNKHGMVHLQEKLIFDILKKKSQISSVDGGISLIKQHFQCRRVLVIIDNVDEVEQLNAIAGNHDWFGPGSRIIITTRDEHLLKQVDKTYPAQKLNKEEALELLSWHAFGNSYPNEGYLELSQKVVSYCGGLPLALEVLGSFLNKRTIAEWKSQLEKLEKTPYEKIVKPLRISFDELDDTQKAIFLDIACFFIGWDKDYVAKVFDGCDFFPTIGINVLRERCLVTIEDNELNMHDLLQEMARVIISEKSPGHPEKWSRLWNPQEVTNVLENEFGTEEVEGLALDNSFSHDKSSFSTEAFAKMKKLRLLQLNNVKLNGEYKHLPKELVWLCWHRFPLESIPDDFFNQPRLVVLEMQYSQLVQLWEGSKSLQKLKIIHLKCSHFLTKSPDFSQVPNLEELILEHCVGLSEIHPSIGHLKKLSLVNLQGCKVLISLPRDFYKSTSVETLYLNNCSNFRELHEDLEGMTSLRILEANLTSIRRVPPSIVRLKNLTRLSLHGVKSIHLPSSLHGLNSLRELDLSFCELADDPILRDLGSLISLQHLDLEWNNFHTLPSLSGLSKLETLRLSGCKSLHTILDLPTNLKFLYAFNCPALESMPNFSEMSNMRELKVSNSTKLIEVPGLDKSLHFMTWINMQMCPNLTADFRKNILQAIELIVIFLLTLLL from the exons ATGACAGCCCACGAAGCCTCCTCTTCATCCTCTTCCAAGTCAAAACTTTGGAATTACGACGTGTTCTTGAGCTTTAGGGGTGCAGACACGCGCAATGGCTTCACGGACCACCTCCACGCGGCATTAACAGACAGGGGATACCAGGCTTATATCGATCAGGACGATCTAAAAAGAGGGGAAGTAATAAAAGCAGAACTGTTCCGAGCAATTGAAGAGTCGAGAATCTCTATCATTATCTTCTCAAAAAGTTATGCAGATTCAACTTGGTGTCTTGACGAGCTTGTGAAGATCATGGAGTGCAGATCCAAACTGGGGCGACATGTTTTGCCAATATTCTATCATGTTGATCCTTCGCATGTCAGGAAGCAGTACGGAGATTTAGCCGAAACATTCCAGAAGCACGAAGATGGCATCGGTGAAGAAAAAGATGACAAGAACCGTGAATTTAAACAAGAAATGGTAAAGCAGTGGAGAAAGGCTCTTACAGAAGCTGCAAATTTGGCTGGCCACCATCTTCAAATCACTGACAATAG GcgtgaagcaaagcttattagAGAAATTATTGACAAGATTACAGAATGGCTTCCAAGCGCAAACAAATTACATGTGGCCAAGCACCAAGTTGGAATTAGTTCTCGCATTCAAGATGTTATCAGGCATCTTTTAAGCAGTGGATCAAATGAAGTTGTCATGGTTGGAATTTGGGGGATGGGTGGGCTGGGTAAAACAACAGCTGCCAAAGCCATTTATAACCAGGTTTATCATAAGTTTGAATTCAAAAGTTTCCTTACCGACGTTAGTGACACTGGAAATAAACATGGTATGGTTCATTTGCaagaaaaacttatttttgACATCTTGAAAAAGAAGTCTCAAATAAGCAGTGTTGATGGAGGTATCAGTCTGATAAAACAACATTTTCAATGTAGAAGGGTACTTGTCATCATTGACAACGTAGATGAAGTGGAACAACTAAATGCAATAGCTGGAAATCATGATTGGTTTGGTCCAGGAAGTAGAATTATCATAACGACACGAGATGAACATTTGCTAAAGCAAGTGGATAAGACATATCCGGCTCAGAAATTGAATAAAGAAGAAGCTCTGGAGCTCCTTAGTTGGCATGCATTTGGAAATAGTTATCCGAATGAAGGATATCTTGAACTCTCACAAAAGGTTGTTTCTTACTGTGGAGGTTTGCCACTAgctcttgaagttttaggttcttttttaaataaaagaacCATAGCAGAGTGGAAAAGTCAATTGGAGAAATTGGAAAAAACTCCTTATGAAAAAATAGTAAAACCATTAAGAATAAGTTTTGATGAGCTAGATGATACACAAAAGGCTATCTTCCTTGACATAGCTTGTTTCTTTATTGGATGGGACAAGGACTATGTCGCAAAAGTATTCGACGGATGTGATTTTTTTCCTACAATAGGAATCAATGTCCTTCGTGAACGATGCCTTGTAACTATTGAAGACAATGAGTTGAATATGCATGATTTGCTTCAAGAAATGGCTAGAGTAATTATTTCTGAAAAATCCCCTGGTCACCCTGAAAAATGGAGTAGGTTGTGGAATCCTCAAGAGGTCACCAACGTCTTGGAAAATGAATTT GGAACTGAAGAAGTTGAAGGACTTGCTCTAGATAATTCTTTTTCTCATGACAAGTCGAGTTTCAGTACAGAAGCATTTGCCAAAATGAAGAAACTGAGATTGCTTCAGCTCAACAACGTAAAGCTCAATGGAGAATACAAACATCTTCCCAAAGAGTTAGTGTGGTTGTGCTGGCATAGATTCCCTTTAGAGTCCATACCAGATGACTTTTTTAATCAACCAAGACTAGTTGTTTTAGAGATGCAGTATAGCCAACTGGTACAACTTTGGGAGGGTTCCAAG TCACTTCAGAAGTTAAAAATTATTCATCTCAAGTGTTCCCATTTCTTAACTAAATCACCAGACTTTTCACAAGTCCCGAATCTTGAAGAGTTGATATTGGAACATTGTGTCGGTCTGTCCGAGATTCACCCCTCCATTGGTCATCTTAAAAAACTTTCTTTGGTGAACCTTCAAGGATGCAAAGTGCTTATTTCGCTTCCAAGGGATTTCTATAAGTCGACATCTGTTGAAACTCTTTATCTTAATAACTGTTCAAATTTCAGAGAACTGCATGAGGATTTAGAGGGGATGACATCATTGAGAATACTTGAAGCAAATTTAACATCAATAAGACGAGTACCACCTTCCATAGTAAGATTGAAGAATCTCACTCGTTTATCCCTACATGGTGTGAAAAGTATTCATTTGCCCTCTTCGTTACACGGCTTAAACTCTTTAAGAGAATTAGATCTCTCATTTTGCGAATTAGCTGATGATCCAATCCTAAGGGATCTTGGGAGCCTAATTTCTTTACAACATTTGGATCTTGAATGGAATAATTTTCATACCCTACCCAGCCTGAGTGgtctttcaaagcttgaaacattgaggttAAGTGGATGCAAATCTCTTCATACAATCCTTGATTTAccaacaaatttgaaatttctgTATGCGTTTAATTGCCCTGCATTGGAATCAATGCCCAATTTTTCAGAAATGTCAAATATGAGAGAACTAAAAGTAAGTAATTCAACCAAACTCATTGAGGTACCAGGCTTGGATAAGTCATTACACTTCATGACATGGATTAATATGCAAATGTGTCCTAATCTCACAGCTGATTTTCGGAAGAACATCCTAcag GCAATAGAATTGATCGTCATCTTCCTCTTGACGTTACTGTTATAA
- the LOC126607684 gene encoding disease resistance protein RPV1-like isoform X1 has translation MTAHEASSSSSSKSKLWNYDVFLSFRGADTRNGFTDHLHAALTDRGYQAYIDQDDLKRGEVIKAELFRAIEESRISIIIFSKSYADSTWCLDELVKIMECRSKLGRHVLPIFYHVDPSHVRKQYGDLAETFQKHEDGIGEEKDDKNREFKQEMVKQWRKALTEAANLAGHHLQITDNRREAKLIREIIDKITEWLPSANKLHVAKHQVGISSRIQDVIRHLLSSGSNEVVMVGIWGMGGLGKTTAAKAIYNQVYHKFEFKSFLTDVSDTGNKHGMVHLQEKLIFDILKKKSQISSVDGGISLIKQHFQCRRVLVIIDNVDEVEQLNAIAGNHDWFGPGSRIIITTRDEHLLKQVDKTYPAQKLNKEEALELLSWHAFGNSYPNEGYLELSQKVVSYCGGLPLALEVLGSFLNKRTIAEWKSQLEKLEKTPYEKIVKPLRISFDELDDTQKAIFLDIACFFIGWDKDYVAKVFDGCDFFPTIGINVLRERCLVTIEDNELNMHDLLQEMARVIISEKSPGHPEKWSRLWNPQEVTNVLENEFGTEEVEGLALDNSFSHDKSSFSTEAFAKMKKLRLLQLNNVKLNGEYKHLPKELVWLCWHRFPLESIPDDFFNQPRLVVLEMQYSQLVQLWEGSKSLQKLKIIHLKCSHFLTKSPDFSQVPNLEELILEHCVGLSEIHPSIGHLKKLSLVNLQGCKVLISLPRDFYKSTSVETLYLNNCSNFRELHEDLEGMTSLRILEANLTSIRRVPPSIVRLKNLTRLSLHGVKSIHLPSSLHGLNSLRELDLSFCELADDPILRDLGSLISLQHLDLEWNNFHTLPSLSGLSKLETLRLSGCKSLHTILDLPTNLKFLYAFNCPALESMPNFSEMSNMRELKVSNSTKLIEVPGLDKSLHFMTWINMQMCPNLTADFRKNILQGWTSCGLGGISLHGNYIPDWLEFVNDGNKVSFNIPLSDDRNFEGLTVLCIYRSGNRIDRHLPLDVTVINNTKRTMLRAYIGITDWEELIYEDDYLWQGQLSNDKLNLQGGDKVDIIFEDSFASLHPDYYVTMKKTGVNLVWDKPMMENRHDLDEASYVFDPHPARFYDASDNNHTIIK, from the exons ATGACAGCCCACGAAGCCTCCTCTTCATCCTCTTCCAAGTCAAAACTTTGGAATTACGACGTGTTCTTGAGCTTTAGGGGTGCAGACACGCGCAATGGCTTCACGGACCACCTCCACGCGGCATTAACAGACAGGGGATACCAGGCTTATATCGATCAGGACGATCTAAAAAGAGGGGAAGTAATAAAAGCAGAACTGTTCCGAGCAATTGAAGAGTCGAGAATCTCTATCATTATCTTCTCAAAAAGTTATGCAGATTCAACTTGGTGTCTTGACGAGCTTGTGAAGATCATGGAGTGCAGATCCAAACTGGGGCGACATGTTTTGCCAATATTCTATCATGTTGATCCTTCGCATGTCAGGAAGCAGTACGGAGATTTAGCCGAAACATTCCAGAAGCACGAAGATGGCATCGGTGAAGAAAAAGATGACAAGAACCGTGAATTTAAACAAGAAATGGTAAAGCAGTGGAGAAAGGCTCTTACAGAAGCTGCAAATTTGGCTGGCCACCATCTTCAAATCACTGACAATAG GcgtgaagcaaagcttattagAGAAATTATTGACAAGATTACAGAATGGCTTCCAAGCGCAAACAAATTACATGTGGCCAAGCACCAAGTTGGAATTAGTTCTCGCATTCAAGATGTTATCAGGCATCTTTTAAGCAGTGGATCAAATGAAGTTGTCATGGTTGGAATTTGGGGGATGGGTGGGCTGGGTAAAACAACAGCTGCCAAAGCCATTTATAACCAGGTTTATCATAAGTTTGAATTCAAAAGTTTCCTTACCGACGTTAGTGACACTGGAAATAAACATGGTATGGTTCATTTGCaagaaaaacttatttttgACATCTTGAAAAAGAAGTCTCAAATAAGCAGTGTTGATGGAGGTATCAGTCTGATAAAACAACATTTTCAATGTAGAAGGGTACTTGTCATCATTGACAACGTAGATGAAGTGGAACAACTAAATGCAATAGCTGGAAATCATGATTGGTTTGGTCCAGGAAGTAGAATTATCATAACGACACGAGATGAACATTTGCTAAAGCAAGTGGATAAGACATATCCGGCTCAGAAATTGAATAAAGAAGAAGCTCTGGAGCTCCTTAGTTGGCATGCATTTGGAAATAGTTATCCGAATGAAGGATATCTTGAACTCTCACAAAAGGTTGTTTCTTACTGTGGAGGTTTGCCACTAgctcttgaagttttaggttcttttttaaataaaagaacCATAGCAGAGTGGAAAAGTCAATTGGAGAAATTGGAAAAAACTCCTTATGAAAAAATAGTAAAACCATTAAGAATAAGTTTTGATGAGCTAGATGATACACAAAAGGCTATCTTCCTTGACATAGCTTGTTTCTTTATTGGATGGGACAAGGACTATGTCGCAAAAGTATTCGACGGATGTGATTTTTTTCCTACAATAGGAATCAATGTCCTTCGTGAACGATGCCTTGTAACTATTGAAGACAATGAGTTGAATATGCATGATTTGCTTCAAGAAATGGCTAGAGTAATTATTTCTGAAAAATCCCCTGGTCACCCTGAAAAATGGAGTAGGTTGTGGAATCCTCAAGAGGTCACCAACGTCTTGGAAAATGAATTT GGAACTGAAGAAGTTGAAGGACTTGCTCTAGATAATTCTTTTTCTCATGACAAGTCGAGTTTCAGTACAGAAGCATTTGCCAAAATGAAGAAACTGAGATTGCTTCAGCTCAACAACGTAAAGCTCAATGGAGAATACAAACATCTTCCCAAAGAGTTAGTGTGGTTGTGCTGGCATAGATTCCCTTTAGAGTCCATACCAGATGACTTTTTTAATCAACCAAGACTAGTTGTTTTAGAGATGCAGTATAGCCAACTGGTACAACTTTGGGAGGGTTCCAAG TCACTTCAGAAGTTAAAAATTATTCATCTCAAGTGTTCCCATTTCTTAACTAAATCACCAGACTTTTCACAAGTCCCGAATCTTGAAGAGTTGATATTGGAACATTGTGTCGGTCTGTCCGAGATTCACCCCTCCATTGGTCATCTTAAAAAACTTTCTTTGGTGAACCTTCAAGGATGCAAAGTGCTTATTTCGCTTCCAAGGGATTTCTATAAGTCGACATCTGTTGAAACTCTTTATCTTAATAACTGTTCAAATTTCAGAGAACTGCATGAGGATTTAGAGGGGATGACATCATTGAGAATACTTGAAGCAAATTTAACATCAATAAGACGAGTACCACCTTCCATAGTAAGATTGAAGAATCTCACTCGTTTATCCCTACATGGTGTGAAAAGTATTCATTTGCCCTCTTCGTTACACGGCTTAAACTCTTTAAGAGAATTAGATCTCTCATTTTGCGAATTAGCTGATGATCCAATCCTAAGGGATCTTGGGAGCCTAATTTCTTTACAACATTTGGATCTTGAATGGAATAATTTTCATACCCTACCCAGCCTGAGTGgtctttcaaagcttgaaacattgaggttAAGTGGATGCAAATCTCTTCATACAATCCTTGATTTAccaacaaatttgaaatttctgTATGCGTTTAATTGCCCTGCATTGGAATCAATGCCCAATTTTTCAGAAATGTCAAATATGAGAGAACTAAAAGTAAGTAATTCAACCAAACTCATTGAGGTACCAGGCTTGGATAAGTCATTACACTTCATGACATGGATTAATATGCAAATGTGTCCTAATCTCACAGCTGATTTTCGGAAGAACATCCTAcag GGATGGACTTCTTGCGGACTTGGTGGTATATCTCTCCATGGGAATTATATTCCCGATTGGTTAGAGTTTGTCAATGATGGCAATAAAGTCAGTTTTAATATTCCTCTGAGTGATGATCGTAATTTTGAAGGGCTAACTGTATTGTGCATTTACCGCTCAGGCAATAGAATTGATCGTCATCTTCCTCTTGACGTTACTGTTATAAATAATACCAAGCGTACTATGTTACGGGCCTACATAGGCATAACAGATTGGGAGGAGCTAATATATGAGGACGATTATCTTTGGCAAGGACAATTATCTAACGATAAGCTCAATTTGCAAGGCGGGGATAAAGTTGATATAATTTTTGAAGACTCATTTGCGAGTTTGCATCCTGATTATTATGTGACAATGAAGAAAACTGGGGTTAATCTAGTATGGGACAAACCTATGATGGAAAATAGGCATGATTTGGACGAAGCCAGTTATGTTTTTGACCCACATCCAGCTCGGTTCTATGATGCATCTGATAATAATCATACCATAATCAAATGA